ACGTTTAAAGGGCTGGCGAAGCAGTTTAAATTTATAGCCGCTTTTCTCCATGACCTCTGTAAGTAGAGTATGGAAATAAAAATTATCACCAGTTGTTGCAATTTTAATGACAGTCTCGGGCTTGTCTTGGGCCTGTGTTGGCACAGTCGTGATACAGGCAGCAAAAAACGACAGCATGATAATGCTGGTGATGCGATGTGCTGATGATAACATGCAGCGTTTCCTGACCCGATCTTTATCTGTTTGTGTAATTTTCGCACTATAACGAAAATTACACAGCACGGGAATGTTTTTTCTGACCTTGTTGCAGATATGTGTCAAAGGTGGCGGCAACCATACGCATCAGCGGGCGCCCTTCTTCGGGCAGGCTCAGGACATGGTTGTCCAATGTGCAGATTTCATCTTCGACCAAGGGCTGGAGGCGTTTGATTTCATCGGCAAAAAAGTCTTCTGCGACATTGTGTTTGTTACACATGGCGGCAAGGTCGACTTTCATATTGCACATGATCTGTTCAATGACCTCCCGGCGCAGGATGTCTTCGCTACTTAAATCACGTGTGCGCCCCACAGGCAGGATGCCCGCATCAATCATGCGTTTGTAATCACGCAAAGGCTGAACGTTTGCCACATACCCCAGTGGCGTTTGCCCGATGGAAGACGCGCCAAGGGGCAGCATCACCGGATTGTTATCTACCGTATAGCCTTGGAAGTTACGATGCAGGCGTTCTTCGCGCATGGCGATGGTCATTTCATCATCTTCACGGGCATAATGATCCAGACCGATTTTGACAAAGCCAAGTTCTTCCAGCTTTTGGGCGGCTGCTTCCATCTGTTCCCAACGTTCCATGGCATTTGGAAGGGCCTCTTCGGGGATGAGCTTCATATGAGATTTCATCCAGGGTACATGGGCATAGCCAAAGACCGCAAAGCGTTTTGGGCCAAGGCTGACGGCCTTTTCCACCATATCAGTGACTCGTTCGGTGGTTTGGAATGGCAGGCCATACAGCAAGTCAAAGTTAATGGAGGTAATGCCATATTTTTTTAGCCATTCTACGACTTGTTTGGTGGTCTCAAAAGGCTGAACACGGTTGATGGCAACCTGAACTTCTTCATGGAAGTCCTGTACGCCGATAGAGGCACGGTTGATCCCGGCTGCAGCAATGGCTTTGACATAATCTTCTGTGGCGGTACGTGGGTCCAGTTCAACGGCGAGTTCGGAACTGTCATCAATATCGAAAACGTCTTTCAGTTTGTCGATGATGGATTTCCAGTCTTCGGCCTTCAACATGGTGGGCGACCCACCGCCCCAATGGACATGTTTGGCAGTCATGCGCGCTGGCAAGGCAGCGGCCAGCAGGTCAATTTCTTTGTGAACATATTCAAGATATTCACTTACCGGGTCGTAGCGTTTGACGATCTTGGTATAGCAGCCACAAAAAGAGCACATGGAGTCACAAAACGGCACATGGATATAAAGCGAGACCCCGGCTTTTGGGTCCAACTTGCCCAGCCAGTCACGATAATCCTGATCCGTATCCGTTTCCTGAAAATGGGGCGATGTGGGATAGCTGGTATAACGGGGGACACGAAGGTCGTATTTTTCTGATTTCTCAGCGATGGAAACGCTCATGACTACTCTTTTATCAATAGATTGACTGGCCCTATTCGTCATCATCGCGTATGCGGGGATCTTTTAAATCCAAGAGATCCCCAGTCAAGCTGAGGATGACAGCAAAGGACAATAGGCTATATCGCGTTTAAATGTGGTCATTGTGGGGCAAAAGAAAAGCCCCGACTGAAATCAGGGCTTTAAAATAGTCGTGACCGGTTGTTTGTGAAGCTTATTTCACATCCGCAGCGACTTGCATTTTGATGATCTTGTCTGGGTTTGTGACTTTACCGTTATTATAGCTGCTGCCTTTTTTGATGCGGTTTACAAACTCCATACCTTCGACCACTTGGCCCCAAACGGTATATTGACCGTCAAGGTGGCCTGCACGTTTAAACACAATAAAGAATTGGCTGTTGGCACTGTGCGGGTTGCTGGAACGTGCCATGGACAGGGTGCCTGTCACATGCGGTTCATTGGAAAATTCCGCAGGCAGGTCAGGATAGTCACTGCCGCCCATGCCTGTGCCGGTTGGGTCGCCGGTTTGGGCCATGAAACCACGGATTACCCGGTGAAAGACAATCCCGTCATAAAAGCCTTCGCGAGTCAGCTTTTTAATGCGTTCCACATGTTTCGGGGCCAGGTCCGGGCGCATTTTAATCACCACACGACCATCTTTTAAGTCCAGATACAGGCTGTTTTCTTTATCAAAATCCTGTGCCTGTGCACTGAAGGACAGGCCAGTCACCAAAAGGGCTGTCAGAAGAAGGCGTTTTAACATGGTTGGCTTCCCTTAATCTTAGTCTTGTACGTCTGCAACAACTTGCATTTTAATAATAGAGTCTGGGTCTTCGACAGACCCATTGTCAAACGGGCTGCCTTTTTTAATAGCATGAACATGTTCCATACCATCAATGATTTGGCCCCAGAACGTATATTGATTGTCCAGATGCGGTGCGCGATCAAAACACAGGAAGAACTGGCTGTTGGCGCTGTCTGGTTCCATGGACCGCGCCATAGAACAGGACCCTTCGATATGGGGTTCATCAGAAAATTCCGCCGGCAGGTCAGGATAATCACTCCCACCAAAGCCTGTACCGCTTGGATCACCGGACTGGGCCATGAAACCGTCAATGACACGGTGGAAGACAACGCCGTCATAAAAGCCCTCACGCGCCAACATTTTTAGGCGTTCCACATGTTTGGGGGCAAGGTCCGGGCGTAGCTCAATTGTGACGCGACCGTCTTTAAGGTCAAGGTAGAGGGAATTTTCTGGATCTTTGATATCGACCATCGGGGTACTGCCTAACTTGTTAAGTAATCAAAATTGGCAAGCAGACTATCATAAAATGCGTGAAGAGAAAGAGGGGAAATGTAAAATGCTTTATTGTGCTTTTTATAAGGGGCATAGTGATATGTCGTGTCCTGTCACCTTGCTGTCGTGTCCGTGTCGTGGTTGTTTGGTCATGTTTTTCTTAGCGTGTCGACGTGTTTTTTGAATTTAACAAAGGGAAGTCAGATGTCTCATATTTTGAAAATGTTACGTACAGAGAAAAACTGGTCGCAGGAACAATTGGCTGAATGTGCCGGAATTAGTGTGCGCACGATCCAGCGCATTGAGAATGGGGCTGCTTGTTCTCTTGAAACAGCCAAATGTTTGGCCGCTGTATTTGAAGTGGAAGCCAGTGTCTTCCTGACACAGGAAGAAGACGATACCAGTAATGAAGACCAACTCACCCTGATTTTAGCCCGTCAAAAGGTGAAAGAAGAGCTGAAATTTTATTATCATCTTGTGGCCTATATTGCCGCCAATGCCGGGATGATTGGGGTCAATCTGAAGACCAATAGCGATCATCTATGGTTTATTTATCCGTTACTGGGCTGGGGCATTGGTTTGGCTTTTCATGGCATTAAAGCCTTTTCAGCCGGGTGTGAGCAAAAGCTGATTAATAAGCTTGCTGAAAAGAAGTTACAAAAAGAGAAACTGGCGGATTAGGCAACAAAGTCCATTTTGTTTTCAACCCCTTTGAGAACGCCGAGAATTCGATCAATTTGGTTCAGGGTTTTCGGGTTCTCTGATGGGTAGCGCTGTTCAAAATCATAGCGCTCCTGCCATTCCTGAACATAGTCACGCGGGCGGTCCGGTTCGGAATGTTCGCCTGTCAGGGCGCCAATGGTGTCTTCAAAACGGGGATGCATTTCCGGCTGAAAGGCCAGCATGGAATATTCATCATAAGAAAGAACCCCGTCGATATAAAGATCAAGACTGAAGTCCCCCATTTCACGGGGGCTGAGCTTGCGAATGTTAAAGGTGTCTTCGCCAACACCGCCTTCGGGGATATTGTCCAGATCAATTTCGATGCCTTGAAATTCAACAATATCTTTTGGGGCTGTACGTTGGGCTTGTTGGGCAAGCTTTTCCTGTTCCTGGGTATTGGGGGGCGGGGTAATAAGGACATTGGGCTGGGACGCAGCGGACTGTCGAGACAGGCTTTCCTGCTCGTTTAACAAAACCTGAGAAAGGCTTGCATCAATATGCATGACACAACCCTTTCAAAGAACCTGATAATGTAAATCCGTGCGTTATTCCGCAGCGTTCAATGTGCATTTGTCCGGTTTCTCTTCCTGTCGTGATTTTTTGGCCGCATACATGGCCCGGTCAGCGCCATTGAGCAAATCCTGTGGCGTGGATGAGCTATCATAGAACTGAATGCCCACACTGGCCTTGATCCCCAGAATGTGACCTTTCCAGCGTAATGTGGAGGTGTTGAGTTCCTGTGTGATTTTTTCAATGCATTTTTGACCGTCAACCCAGGAGGTCCGTACCAGCAAAATCGCAAATTCATCACCGCCCAAACGGGTGACATAATCTGTATCACGGGTGTAGCGTTCCATAATATAAGAGACATGGCGCAAGACTTCATCCCCGCAGGCATGCCCATATTCATCATTGATATCTTTGAAATCATCCAGGTCGATATAGGCCAGCACCCCTGTTTCCTGAAACCGTTTTGCTGTGGCAAGAACCCGATGAAGTTCGGCTTCAAAACCGCGACGGTTTAAAAGGTCGGTCAGGCTGTCCGTCATGGCGAGACGGTCAAGGTAGGCGATCTGGTCATTGCGCTGGTTCAGCACACCTTCCAGCTTATAAGCCAGTTGTAATGCGTCGTGCAAAGCTTCTTCCCTTTCAGATGCGGAGGCACGGCCCTCTAAACAGCTGGCCAATTTGCAAATTCCGCCTACGAGTTCACAAACATTCGTTTCTGTATTCTTTCCATTATCAAACATATGGGTCTCCACCTCTTATTCGTTCGATATGCCGATGTGGAAGTTATCGCAAAAGATATGCCAGTTTTAAAACGGCGGAATCTCTCTACTTACGGTTATTTTTTGTCGTTATTTCTTATGCGCTAGGCAAAATATGCCGCCTTCTAGGCAAAAATGACCTATAGTGCCTGTATGAGAAATGTTTTTTCCTTTGCCATTGCGATGGCTTTTTCCTTCCCTGTTTGTGCAGAACAGGTGATTTTACGCTCCCACGATGCGACTTATGCCATGAAGCAGGTGCGACAGTTTGATCGCAACTGGTCAGTGCTGGAACGTGCCGATGGGGTCTTGCGTTATAAGTTTCGCAATACCTGTGAAGGCTGGACGGTGGAACATCAAAGCGCCATGCATATGGAATATGAAAATCAGCAGCAGGCTCAGATGACCTGGAATTATACAAGCTGGGAAAGCCGGGACGGTCAGCGCATGCGTTTTCGTAGCCGAACAAAACATAATGGGGTGGTGAGCGAGAACCAACGTGGTGAAGCGCGCAAGGAAGAGGGAAAAACCATTGCGATCTATGCAGAACCAAACGGTCGACGCGAGGTTATGCCCGCAGAGACGCTATTTCCAACAACTCATTTGCGCCATTCCTTACAGCAGGCGCAAAAAGGACTGAGCGTTTTTTCCAGCCCTTATTTTGATGGCAGTGGTCAGGAAACATTTTATGAGGTGGATAGCGTTATGACCCCTTATAAGGGTCAACCTGTTTTGGAGGTTAATGGGCAAAAGCTTGTTAAACAGAAAACATGGGATATGCAGCTGTCTTTTCATCTGCCCAAAAGCCAAAACAGTGTGGCGGAAATGGAAATCGGTGCGCGGTATCGCTTAGATGGAGTTTCAACCCGCCTTGTACAGGATTACGGGGATTTTGTGTTGGAAGGTCAGTTGGTCGAGTTGACCTATGTGGATGAACCGGTGTGTGAGTAGGTAAAAAAAGAGGGCACCCGTTTTATAGGGTGCCCTTGTCAAGGTTCGTCGTGATAATCCGTTTAGAATTGCAGCTGTAGGTTCAAGTTGAACTCGGGACTGTTTTCACCGATTTCAGAGGCTGTTTGCGTCACATCAAAGCTGGCGGACAAGGCATTGGCATCGTCTGTAAATTTTACACCTGTTGCAAACGTCTGTGCATCATTGGTGAAGTTTGTTTTGATGTAAGGTTCTGCAATTCCAGCTTGTTGACCATCATTGTGGTCTACGGTGAAGCTATAAGCAATCAGGCCGCTGAAACTATGTTCAGAATAATCGGAACGACCATATTGTTTTTCGCCTTCCAAAGAACCGCTTAAGCCTGTTGCGCTGGAGGCAATGCGCACACCGCCACCGATATTATAGGCCCCACTGTCCCCATTGGTCGCATCCGTTGCATCATAGATGTAATCGGCCTTGGCATAGGGCTGAATGGCTTTTCCCTCAATGTCAAAGGTATAGGCAGCTTCAACACCAGGCTTGAACTGGCGGGTGTTGGAAATGGACTTTGCTACATCCGTATTGTCACTTTCCACGAAAGCATCTACCGTTTTATGGGCTGCAAGGAAAGAGGCTTTGGCCGTCAAATCGAGCGGGAGGGCCTTGTTTGGGCGGGCTTTATAGGCCCCGGAAAGGGAGGCAAACCACATTTTTGAATCTGTCTTGCCGGTGACTGTCCCGCGTGTACGGTCAATATCACCAATGGTATAGCCCGCGACCATGGACAGGGTTGTTTCTGGTGTGGGTTGATACATGGCATAAGGCGACAGGGTCCAGCCCTTTTCGTCATACGTGCCACTGTTATACGTTGTCGTCAGGTCGGTTTTGGTATAGCCAAGGGACAGACCAGCGACCAAATTCGGGCGGTAGCGGTAATCAACCCCAATGTTGTATCCCCAGACATCCCCGTCATACCGGCTGTCATCATTGGTGCGGTTACGTTCATTTTCAACAGAAGTATAAGATCCGTGGCCCCAAACGGTATAGTTGCTCAAAGCGCCTAACGCCTGACGTTGTTTGGTCCCTTGTAAGGGATCATTGTCATCACCTGCGGCAGACAGAACCATTTGTGAACTATCAAAATGTGCCATCATGGCGAGGTCACGCAAGGACCCTTTGCGCGACGAAAATTCCATGTTGTCCCAATCTTGCACAGAAGAAGACAGGCTGAACATAGGGGCAAAGCTGGAAGCTTGTTCCTGTGTCCCCGGTGTCCCTGTCGGTGCCCCACCAGATGGTGTACTCCCGGACGGAGCCCCACCTGAAGGGATATTGACAGCGGGGGCAGAAGTTGCTGCCGCATAAGACAGGCGGGTCTGCACGTTCTCGGTTACGACTTTGGAAACAGAGCGTGAAACAGCTGATTGGACAGCCTTATTTGCGTGAGTGTTGGTTACGCTGGATGCTGCTGATACACCATAGCTTACAGTCGCACTTGTAATGTCGATGTCATTGCCATTACTCGAGATCGTGTAACTGACGTTCATGGTGTAGGTTTCACCATTAATTAAATAGCTGGCGCTGGCGGTTTCTGAACCATTTGTTGTTCGATTGTCTGCGCAATCTGTACCGTCAGAGATGCTAAAGCTCCCAATCGTACAAGTGCCTGAATAGGTTGTTTTGTTGTATGAATTTGATATTTTCTGGTTAAATGATTCATCGTTTGCGCCAGTAGCTGCGCGAAAGAAGATTGAATTTGTATTCCAATTGGTCGAATCGGCAAATAAGCCATCTGTTACAACACATTGGTCAGTTGCAGGATCGAAGGTCACACCAGATGCATTGCTGGTGGTTTCTGAAGCTGTTCCGGTACAGGTAATCACTGCTGCTTGAGCTTGTCCGGTCCATAACGCGGATATGAACAGACCTGCCCCTAACGATAGGGTTTTAAAATATCTAAATTGTGTGAAAGCTTGCATGGATTGCTCTTAATTTTATTGGCAATAGACAGGGTTGGCCCCATCAGACTGCAGCTTTTTTAGCGGTCTGAAAAAAAAGATGAATTACCCAAAGAGATAGAAAAATCAGATTCTTAGGCGGTGTTAATGGCCTGTTAATGTCTGTTGATGGTTTGTTAATGTAGAGTCAGTTTCAGGCGCTGATTCTGGATGTGGACAGTTTACGCCCTAAAGTAACCGCCCTTTTACAATCGCATTTCCCCCATATTTCTGGCGGATTTCTTCAATGGCTTTGGCGGAGCGTTGGTCTTTTTGTTTTTCGGCCAGTTCAAACAGGTCGGGGGCATCTGGTGTGAGCTGGTTGACGTCTTCCAGCATGGAAAAACCTGTGCCAATCAGGCGATAGCTGCGGCCATCACATAAAGGTTCCAGCAGGTCAATGGAACAATCAAAGAGGTCTTCTGCCGATTGGGACGGTTTGGGCAGTTGGCGCGAACGGGTGATATTACGAAAACCAGTGGTTTTGACTTTTAAGGTAACGGTACGCCCGGCCAGTTGAGCCTTTTTCATGCGTCCTGAGATTTTTTGGCAGATGGGATAA
This sequence is a window from Terasakiella sp. SH-1. Protein-coding genes within it:
- the hemN gene encoding oxygen-independent coproporphyrinogen III oxidase; its protein translation is MSVSIAEKSEKYDLRVPRYTSYPTSPHFQETDTDQDYRDWLGKLDPKAGVSLYIHVPFCDSMCSFCGCYTKIVKRYDPVSEYLEYVHKEIDLLAAALPARMTAKHVHWGGGSPTMLKAEDWKSIIDKLKDVFDIDDSSELAVELDPRTATEDYVKAIAAAGINRASIGVQDFHEEVQVAINRVQPFETTKQVVEWLKKYGITSINFDLLYGLPFQTTERVTDMVEKAVSLGPKRFAVFGYAHVPWMKSHMKLIPEEALPNAMERWEQMEAAAQKLEELGFVKIGLDHYAREDDEMTIAMREERLHRNFQGYTVDNNPVMLPLGASSIGQTPLGYVANVQPLRDYKRMIDAGILPVGRTRDLSSEDILRREVIEQIMCNMKVDLAAMCNKHNVAEDFFADEIKRLQPLVEDEICTLDNHVLSLPEEGRPLMRMVAATFDTYLQQGQKKHSRAV
- a CDS encoding peptidylprolyl isomerase, with the protein product MLKRLLLTALLVTGLSFSAQAQDFDKENSLYLDLKDGRVVIKMRPDLAPKHVERIKKLTREGFYDGIVFHRVIRGFMAQTGDPTGTGMGGSDYPDLPAEFSNEPHVTGTLSMARSSNPHSANSQFFIVFKRAGHLDGQYTVWGQVVEGMEFVNRIKKGSSYNNGKVTNPDKIIKMQVAADVK
- a CDS encoding peptidylprolyl isomerase, producing MVDIKDPENSLYLDLKDGRVTIELRPDLAPKHVERLKMLAREGFYDGVVFHRVIDGFMAQSGDPSGTGFGGSDYPDLPAEFSDEPHIEGSCSMARSMEPDSANSQFFLCFDRAPHLDNQYTFWGQIIDGMEHVHAIKKGSPFDNGSVEDPDSIIKMQVVADVQD
- a CDS encoding helix-turn-helix domain-containing protein, whose amino-acid sequence is MSHILKMLRTEKNWSQEQLAECAGISVRTIQRIENGAACSLETAKCLAAVFEVEASVFLTQEEDDTSNEDQLTLILARQKVKEELKFYYHLVAYIAANAGMIGVNLKTNSDHLWFIYPLLGWGIGLAFHGIKAFSAGCEQKLINKLAEKKLQKEKLAD
- a CDS encoding GGDEF domain-containing protein, encoding MHDALQLAYKLEGVLNQRNDQIAYLDRLAMTDSLTDLLNRRGFEAELHRVLATAKRFQETGVLAYIDLDDFKDINDEYGHACGDEVLRHVSYIMERYTRDTDYVTRLGGDEFAILLVRTSWVDGQKCIEKITQELNTSTLRWKGHILGIKASVGIQFYDSSSTPQDLLNGADRAMYAAKKSRQEEKPDKCTLNAAE
- a CDS encoding DUF1849 family protein, with the translated sequence MRNVFSFAIAMAFSFPVCAEQVILRSHDATYAMKQVRQFDRNWSVLERADGVLRYKFRNTCEGWTVEHQSAMHMEYENQQQAQMTWNYTSWESRDGQRMRFRSRTKHNGVVSENQRGEARKEEGKTIAIYAEPNGRREVMPAETLFPTTHLRHSLQQAQKGLSVFSSPYFDGSGQETFYEVDSVMTPYKGQPVLEVNGQKLVKQKTWDMQLSFHLPKSQNSVAEMEIGARYRLDGVSTRLVQDYGDFVLEGQLVELTYVDEPVCE
- a CDS encoding autotransporter outer membrane beta-barrel domain-containing protein, encoding MQAFTQFRYFKTLSLGAGLFISALWTGQAQAAVITCTGTASETTSNASGVTFDPATDQCVVTDGLFADSTNWNTNSIFFRAATGANDESFNQKISNSYNKTTYSGTCTIGSFSISDGTDCADNRTTNGSETASASYLINGETYTMNVSYTISSNGNDIDITSATVSYGVSAASSVTNTHANKAVQSAVSRSVSKVVTENVQTRLSYAAATSAPAVNIPSGGAPSGSTPSGGAPTGTPGTQEQASSFAPMFSLSSSVQDWDNMEFSSRKGSLRDLAMMAHFDSSQMVLSAAGDDNDPLQGTKQRQALGALSNYTVWGHGSYTSVENERNRTNDDSRYDGDVWGYNIGVDYRYRPNLVAGLSLGYTKTDLTTTYNSGTYDEKGWTLSPYAMYQPTPETTLSMVAGYTIGDIDRTRGTVTGKTDSKMWFASLSGAYKARPNKALPLDLTAKASFLAAHKTVDAFVESDNTDVAKSISNTRQFKPGVEAAYTFDIEGKAIQPYAKADYIYDATDATNGDSGAYNIGGGVRIASSATGLSGSLEGEKQYGRSDYSEHSFSGLIAYSFTVDHNDGQQAGIAEPYIKTNFTNDAQTFATGVKFTDDANALSASFDVTQTASEIGENSPEFNLNLQLQF